A single window of Gemmatimonadaceae bacterium DNA harbors:
- a CDS encoding XdhC family protein, whose amino-acid sequence MRAIEGASRLRQSFPEPPLTGFADLARAAAAALEARPTVPLALATLVAVEGSSYRQPGARLLVDAEGRILAGAVSGGCLEGDVAARAAAVCASGEAIRLRYDLRTDLETIWGFGAACDGIAHLLLEPLPDWRWLADADAQRQRRAGGAVLTVVHATGGRSGLAPLAALDAPEIEAAIDTAQRIAAPTLVELDAEQSLLVDPLVAPIALHCVGAGRGAEAFARIAATLGWTVTILDHRPAMLDGLEVPPGVRTVALRGIDDLAAALTTLPCDARTAVALLSHVFEADAAWLAMCLPLPVSYIGLLGSRRRGAQLLDRVAATCAEQGRPLVPRVRQKVYAPIGLDLGGEDPASIALAAIAEIEAVLHGRPGGFLRERQSPIHTRTPTPRLRDTEPEPITPTQCATPLPPR is encoded by the coding sequence GTGCGCGCCATCGAGGGGGCGAGTAGACTCCGGCAGTCCTTCCCGGAGCCTCCTCTGACCGGATTTGCCGACCTCGCCCGCGCTGCGGCGGCCGCCCTCGAGGCGCGGCCGACGGTGCCGCTCGCCCTGGCCACGCTGGTGGCGGTCGAGGGGTCGTCGTACCGCCAACCGGGCGCGCGCCTGCTGGTGGACGCGGAGGGGCGGATTCTGGCCGGCGCGGTGAGTGGGGGGTGCCTCGAAGGCGATGTCGCCGCGCGCGCCGCCGCCGTCTGCGCCTCGGGCGAGGCGATTCGCCTTCGCTACGACCTGCGCACTGACCTCGAAACGATCTGGGGGTTCGGGGCCGCCTGCGACGGCATCGCCCATCTGCTCCTGGAGCCCCTGCCCGACTGGCGGTGGCTGGCCGACGCCGATGCGCAACGCCAGCGGCGCGCCGGGGGGGCCGTGCTCACCGTGGTGCATGCCACCGGTGGGCGGAGTGGGCTTGCCCCACTCGCAGCGCTGGATGCCCCGGAGATCGAGGCGGCGATCGACACCGCGCAGCGCATTGCGGCGCCGACGCTCGTGGAGCTCGACGCGGAGCAGAGCCTGCTCGTGGACCCACTCGTGGCGCCGATTGCGCTGCACTGTGTCGGGGCGGGACGCGGCGCCGAAGCGTTCGCCCGGATTGCCGCCACGCTCGGCTGGACCGTCACGATCCTCGACCATCGCCCGGCGATGCTCGACGGGCTCGAGGTACCGCCCGGCGTTCGCACGGTTGCGCTGCGTGGCATCGATGACCTCGCGGCGGCGCTGACCACCCTGCCCTGCGATGCCCGTACGGCGGTCGCGTTGCTGTCGCACGTGTTCGAGGCAGACGCCGCCTGGTTGGCGATGTGCCTGCCATTGCCGGTGAGCTACATCGGGCTGCTGGGCTCTCGGCGCCGCGGCGCGCAGCTGCTCGATCGCGTCGCCGCCACCTGCGCCGAGCAGGGGAGGCCGCTGGTGCCGCGCGTACGCCAGAAGGTGTACGCCCCCATCGGCCTCGATCTCGGTGGGGAAGATCCGGCGTCGATTGCGCTCGCCGCGATCGCCGAGATCGAGGCGGTCCTGCACGGACGCCCGGGCGGGTTTCTGCGCGAACGCCAGAGCCCCATTCACACGCGGACGCCAACACCGCGGCTGCGCGACACCGAGCCCGAGCCGATCACGCCGACCCAGTGCGCGACCCCGTTGCCGCCGCGGTGA
- a CDS encoding TetR/AcrR family transcriptional regulator gives MVDDLRHRILHAAAVVYAQHGWRGATTRRIAEEAGVNEVTLFRHFGSKDALLDTMMRELAALDGVVAFPEVPADPEAELLRWMMAQHVHVASRRALVQQMMSDALERPDAASCASQGPNSAAASLRDYVVKLRRNGLIAGPEQISPTEVAAAVTMLMGALFSDAMHRELMPEMFSQTVDDSLRAYVRIFLRGLGALPAAPAASDADVGTPMRPFTTSAVPE, from the coding sequence ATGGTAGACGATCTCCGACACCGCATTCTCCACGCCGCCGCCGTGGTCTACGCCCAGCACGGCTGGCGGGGCGCCACCACGCGACGCATCGCCGAAGAGGCGGGCGTCAACGAGGTCACCCTCTTCCGCCACTTCGGCTCCAAGGACGCCCTCCTGGATACGATGATGCGGGAGCTGGCGGCCCTCGATGGGGTGGTCGCCTTCCCCGAAGTCCCGGCCGATCCCGAGGCCGAACTGCTGCGCTGGATGATGGCGCAGCACGTCCATGTCGCGTCCCGCCGCGCCCTGGTGCAACAGATGATGTCCGACGCGCTCGAACGCCCCGACGCCGCCAGCTGTGCGTCACAGGGGCCCAACAGCGCGGCGGCGTCGCTTCGCGACTACGTCGTCAAGCTGCGCCGCAACGGGCTCATCGCCGGCCCCGAACAGATCTCGCCCACCGAGGTCGCCGCGGCCGTCACCATGCTCATGGGGGCGTTGTTCTCCGATGCCATGCATCGCGAGCTCATGCCCGAAATGTTCTCGCAGACCGTCGACGACAGCCTGCGAGCGTACGTGCGCATCTTCCTGCGCGGACTCGGCGCGTTGCCGGCGGCTCCTGCCGCCAGCGACGCCGACGTCGGCACACCGATGCGCCCTTTCACCACATCGGCGGTGCCCGAATGA
- a CDS encoding nucleotidyltransferase family protein, translated as MTHPAAPVGGVLLAAGQSSRLGEPKQLLRDAAGEPLVRRMARVLLEGGCSTVSVVTGAAADDVVAACVALGDRVQPVHNAHFAEGMGTSIACGVAARPSDQAVIVATCDMPAVDAAHVQALLAASADGRLRVASSYPVSDGSSELVRGVPALFPPYDREMLLALTGDRGARDLLRQSDTLSVFIRNGSLDLDTPADVARWHAIRVAPG; from the coding sequence GTGACGCACCCCGCCGCGCCGGTCGGCGGCGTACTGCTCGCCGCAGGCCAGTCCTCTCGGCTCGGAGAGCCGAAGCAGTTGCTCCGAGATGCGGCGGGGGAGCCGCTCGTGCGCCGCATGGCGCGAGTCCTCCTCGAGGGCGGTTGCTCGACGGTGTCGGTGGTGACCGGCGCGGCGGCGGATGACGTCGTTGCCGCGTGCGTTGCCCTCGGCGACCGTGTGCAACCGGTGCACAATGCGCACTTCGCCGAGGGGATGGGCACCTCGATCGCGTGCGGCGTGGCCGCGCGGCCGTCCGATCAGGCGGTGATCGTGGCGACCTGCGACATGCCGGCCGTGGACGCGGCCCATGTGCAGGCGCTGCTCGCGGCGAGTGCCGACGGCCGTCTGCGGGTGGCGTCGAGCTACCCGGTATCGGATGGATCGAGCGAGCTCGTCCGTGGCGTTCCCGCGCTCTTTCCGCCCTATGATCGCGAGATGCTGCTGGCGCTCACCGGCGACCGTGGCGCCCGCGATCTCCTGAGGCAAAGCGACACACTTTCGGTTTTTATTCGTAACGGTAGCTTGGATCTCGACACCCCCGCCGACGTGGCGCGTTGGCATGCGATCCGCGTCGCGCCGGGGTAG
- a CDS encoding efflux RND transporter periplasmic adaptor subunit, with the protein MTTPLRQSALLLAVAFAAAACGKKDKADASATTPTVQAIGPENIAVARTDTLKSGPAISGTLVADREARIRAEVAGAVLQTYVDEGQPVSEGTTLARIDDAVLRDAAASARSGAAQAALAAEQAERELKRAQALSAAGAIADRDVESAQRANLGAQAQLADAKSRVATAEKNLKNATIRAPFAGVVAEKSVSPGDIVSPGAALFTVIDPRSLRVEASVPATALGDVHVGAPVMFTVNGANRELVGKISRVAPMVNAQTKQVGIQATVPNGANALVAGLFVEGRVASQKRVGVLVPEQAVDQTGIVANVMRVKNGKVEKIEVQVGLRDDAAELLEITSGLAGGDTVLLGAARGISAGTSITVSAPKDATAPAQKPVKN; encoded by the coding sequence ATGACGACCCCTTTGCGCCAGTCGGCGCTTCTCCTCGCTGTTGCCTTCGCTGCTGCGGCCTGCGGCAAAAAGGACAAGGCCGATGCTTCGGCCACCACGCCCACCGTGCAGGCGATCGGCCCCGAGAACATCGCGGTCGCGCGCACGGACACGCTCAAGAGCGGCCCCGCGATCTCCGGCACGCTCGTCGCCGATCGCGAGGCGCGCATCCGCGCCGAAGTGGCCGGTGCGGTGCTGCAGACGTATGTCGACGAAGGGCAGCCGGTGTCGGAAGGCACGACGCTCGCCCGGATCGATGATGCGGTGCTGCGCGATGCCGCCGCGTCGGCACGCTCCGGTGCCGCGCAGGCGGCACTGGCGGCGGAGCAGGCCGAACGGGAGCTCAAGCGCGCGCAGGCGCTGTCGGCGGCTGGCGCCATCGCCGATCGCGATGTCGAAAGTGCGCAGCGCGCCAATCTGGGGGCGCAGGCGCAGCTCGCCGATGCCAAGTCGCGCGTGGCGACCGCGGAGAAGAACCTCAAGAACGCGACCATCCGCGCGCCGTTCGCGGGCGTGGTGGCGGAAAAGTCGGTGAGCCCGGGCGACATCGTGTCGCCGGGTGCTGCGCTGTTCACCGTGATCGATCCGCGCAGTCTGCGTGTCGAAGCGTCGGTGCCGGCCACGGCGCTCGGTGATGTGCACGTGGGCGCGCCGGTCATGTTCACGGTCAATGGCGCCAATCGCGAGCTCGTCGGCAAGATCAGCCGCGTGGCGCCGATGGTGAACGCGCAGACCAAGCAGGTCGGCATTCAGGCCACCGTGCCCAACGGCGCGAACGCGCTCGTCGCGGGGCTCTTCGTCGAAGGGCGTGTGGCGTCCCAGAAGCGTGTGGGGGTGCTGGTGCCCGAACAGGCCGTCGATCAGACGGGCATCGTGGCCAACGTGATGCGCGTCAAGAACGGCAAGGTGGAGAAGATCGAAGTGCAGGTCGGGCTGCGTGATGACGCGGCCGAGCTGCTCGAGATCACGTCGGGACTCGCGGGTGGCGACACGGTACTGCTCGGGGCGGCGCGCGGCATCTCCGCGGGCACGTCGATCACCGTGTCCGCGCCGAAGGATGCGACGGCTCCGGCACAAAAGCCCGTCAAGAACTGA
- a CDS encoding TolC family protein — translation MMPLPGARTVGRALTLTLLAFAPSVGAAQQAPAQPAPRPLSLAEALSLAGATSEQVAIAKAGEQRARGALGSARSALLPQVNTTLDWRKTLENQFAAISKRASSGSSSGGSDTSSSGGSNPAASITRIFASEYTLTAGIAASQPIFTGGRATANIKAARLQRESAEIGITSAQAQVQLDVTQAYYDAALADRLVTIAESTLVQSERTLRQVQLTRSVGSASEFELIRARVTRDNQRPAWLQSKTQRELAFARLRNLLDLPANTPLVLTDSIAEQPVAPAATAAPVTTVTVDPSTVLTIDPRVSSSVSQVVAATDTASRSRASVKQAEKSVSVAEQQLRAAKAARLPQLSANTQYQRLAYPVNALPSSLRDFFPNWTVGLGFSYPLFTGGNVKGQILQAEAGVADARQRLKLAQENASLDARQATLQLTEAEATWLASVGTAEQAQRAYDIAEVRFREGISTQIELSDSRVQLQQALANRARAARDLQVARKRLELLPYLPLGSTSAAPTTTGTGR, via the coding sequence ATGATGCCTCTTCCGGGTGCGCGTACCGTAGGCCGCGCACTGACTCTCACCCTGCTTGCGTTCGCGCCGTCCGTCGGCGCCGCGCAGCAGGCGCCGGCGCAACCGGCGCCACGGCCGCTGTCGCTGGCCGAGGCGCTGTCGCTCGCCGGTGCCACCTCCGAGCAGGTCGCCATCGCCAAGGCCGGCGAGCAGCGCGCGCGCGGCGCGCTCGGCTCGGCGCGCTCGGCGCTGCTCCCGCAGGTCAACACCACCCTCGACTGGCGCAAGACGCTCGAGAATCAGTTCGCGGCGATCTCCAAGCGCGCCAGCAGCGGCAGTTCCAGCGGCGGCAGCGATACGTCGAGCAGTGGCGGTAGCAATCCCGCTGCGAGCATCACCCGCATCTTTGCGAGTGAGTACACCCTGACCGCGGGGATCGCGGCGTCGCAGCCCATCTTCACCGGTGGACGAGCGACGGCCAACATCAAGGCGGCCCGTCTGCAGCGCGAGAGCGCCGAGATCGGCATCACCAGCGCACAGGCGCAGGTGCAGCTCGATGTCACGCAGGCGTACTACGATGCGGCGCTCGCCGACCGTCTCGTGACCATCGCGGAATCGACGCTCGTGCAGTCGGAGCGGACGCTCCGCCAGGTACAGCTCACCCGCAGCGTCGGCTCGGCGTCGGAGTTCGAACTGATCCGCGCCCGGGTCACCCGCGACAATCAGCGGCCGGCCTGGCTGCAGTCCAAGACGCAGCGCGAGCTCGCGTTCGCTCGGCTGCGCAATCTGCTCGATCTGCCGGCGAACACGCCGCTCGTGCTCACCGACAGCATTGCCGAGCAGCCGGTGGCGCCGGCCGCCACGGCGGCTCCGGTCACGACGGTGACGGTGGATCCGTCCACCGTGCTGACGATCGACCCGCGCGTCTCGAGCAGTGTGTCGCAGGTGGTGGCCGCGACCGATACGGCCAGTCGCTCCCGCGCGTCGGTGAAGCAGGCCGAGAAGTCGGTGAGCGTCGCGGAGCAGCAGCTCCGTGCGGCCAAGGCGGCGCGGTTGCCGCAGCTGAGCGCCAACACGCAGTACCAGCGTCTCGCCTATCCGGTCAATGCGCTGCCGTCGAGTCTGCGCGACTTCTTTCCGAACTGGACGGTGGGGCTCGGTTTCTCGTATCCGCTGTTCACCGGCGGCAACGTGAAGGGGCAGATCCTGCAGGCCGAAGCCGGCGTGGCCGATGCCCGCCAGCGTCTCAAGCTCGCGCAGGAGAACGCCTCGCTCGACGCGCGGCAGGCCACGCTGCAGCTCACCGAAGCCGAAGCCACCTGGCTGGCGAGTGTGGGTACCGCTGAACAGGCGCAGCGCGCCTACGACATCGCGGAAGTGCGCTTCCGCGAAGGTATCTCCACGCAGATCGAACTCTCGGATTCGCGCGTGCAGCTCCAGCAGGCGCTCGCGAACCGGGCCCGCGCTGCGCGCGACCTGCAGGTCGCCCGCAAGCGCCTGGAACTCTTGCCCTACCTGCCGCTCGGTAGCACGAGCGCCGCTCCCACGACTACCGGAACCGGCCGATGA